In Camelina sativa cultivar DH55 chromosome 13, Cs, whole genome shotgun sequence, the genomic window NNNNNNNNNNNNNNNNNNNNNNNNNNNNNNNNNNNNNNNNNNNNNNNNNNNNNNNNNNNNNNNNNNNNNNNNNNNNNNNNNNNNNNNNNNNNNNNNNNNNNNNNNNNNNNNNNNNNNNNNNNNNNNNNNNNNNNNNNNNNNNNNNNNNNNNNNNNNNNNNNNNNNNNNNNNNNNNNNNNNNNNNNNNNNNNNNNNNNNNNNNNNNNNNNNNNNNNNNNNNNNNNNNNNNNNNNNNNNNNNNNNNNNNNNNNNNNNNNNNNNNNNNNNNNNNNNNNNNNNNNNNNNNNNNNNNNNNNNNNNNNNNNNNNNNNNNNNNNNNNNNNNNNNNNNNNNNNNNNNNNNNNNNNNNNNNNNNNNNNNNNNNNNNNNNNNNNNNNNNNNNNNNNNNNNNNNNNNNNNNNNNNNNNNNNNNNNNNNNNNNNNNNNNNNNNNNNNNNNNNNNNNNNNNNNNNNNNNNNNNNNNNNNNNNNNNNNNNNNNNNNNNNNNNNNNNNNNNNNNNNNNNNNNNNNNNNNNNNNNNNNNNNNNNNNNNNNNNNNNNNNNNNNNNNNNNNNNNNNNNNNNNNNNNNNNNNNNNNNNNNNNNNNNNNNNNNNNNNNNNNNNNNNNNNNNNNNNNNNNNNNNNNNNNNNNNNNNNNNNNNNNNNNNNNNNNNNNNNNNNNNNNNNNNNNNNNNNNNNNNNNNNNNNNNNNNNNNNNNNNNNNNNNNNNNNNNNNNNNNNNNNNNNNNNNNNNNNNNNNNNNNNNNNNNNNNNNNNNNNNNNNNNNNNNNNNNNNNNNNNNNNNNNNNNNNNNNNNNNNNNNNNNNNNNNNNNNNNNNNNNNNNNNNNNNNNNNNNNNNNNNNNNNNNNNNNNNNNNNNNNNNNNNNNNNNNNNNNNNNNNNNNNNNNNNNNNNNNNNNNNNNNNNNNNNNNNNNNNNNNNNNNNNNNNNNNNNNNNNNNNNNNNNNNNNNNNNNNNNNNNNNNNNNNNNNNNNNNNNNNNNNNNNNNNNNNNNNNNNNNNNNNNNNNNNNNNNNNNNNNNNNNNNNNNNNNNNNNNNNNNNNNNNNNNNNNNNNNNNNNNNNNNNNNNNNNNNNNNNNNNNNNNNNNNNNNNNNNNNNNNNNNNNNNNNNNNNNNNNNNNNNNNNNNNNNNNNNNNNNNNNNNNNNNNNNNNNNNNNNNNNNNNNNNNNNNNNNNNNNNNNNNNNNNNNNNNNNNNNNNNNNNNNNNNNNNNNNNNNNNNNNNNNNNNNNNNNNNNNNNNNNNNNNNNNNNNNNNNNNNNNNNNNNNNNNNNNNNNNNNNNNNNNNNNNNNNNNNNNNNNNNNNNNNNNNNNNNNNNNNNNNNNNNNNNNNNNNNNNNNNNNNNNNNNNNNNNNNNNNNNNNNNNNNNNNNNNNNNNNNNNNNNNgagagagagagagagagagagagagagagagagaaaacggcCAAAACTAATCTTGTGGTcgtctatttcttctttttatactCTTTACGCGTTCGTCTTCTTTGACGTGTGACTTAATTTacgttttttataaaaaaaaaaaaaatcaaaataaaaactgtgTACCAAGGACGATGgtaaatattacaatttttaaatatgaaagatACATAGCTGTCCACTCCAACGATGTCACGACTCAATATTTAATCCTCTAAACAACAAAtgtgaaataaaacaaaagctttACTTTTTTCCCGCCCCAAAGGTGTGGGACTCCCTCAGAGGGAAATCCACTTTGGGAACAGAGTACTTCTAGTtctagggttttccctaactACAGGCAAAGGAAGTAAAGCCGCTCATGTCATGCTCTTCTTGCAAAACAATCTCGATCGTCGTAGAAGAGAACAATAATAAAACGTTTAAAAAGTCAAATATAAGCCACAAAATAACAACCACATAGCTCTCTTCAcatctgaaaattttcaaaaaaaaaaaaaaaaaaaaaaaaNNNNNNNNNNNNNNNNNNNNNNNNNNNNNNNNNNNNNNNNNNNNNNNNNNNNNNNNNNNNNNNNNNNNNNNNNNNNNNNNNNNNNNNNNNNNNNNNNNNNNNNNNNNNNNNNNNNNNNNNNNNNNNNNNNNNNNNNNNNNNNNNNNNNNNNNNNNNNNNNNNNNNNNNNNNNNNNNNNNNNNNNNNNNNNNNNNNNNNNNNNNNNNNNNNNNNNNNNNNNNNNNNNNNNNNNNNNNNNNNNNNNNNNNNNNNNNNNNNNNNNNNNNNNNNNNNNNNNNNNNNNNNNNNNNNNNNNNNNNNNNNNNNNNNNNNNNNNNNNNNNNNNNNNNNNNNNNNNNNNNNNNNNNNNNNNNNNNNNNNNNNNNNNNNNNNNNNNNNNNNNNNNNNNNNNNNNNNNNNNNNNNNNNNNNNNNNNNNNNNNNNNNNNNNNNNNNNNNNNNNNNNNNNNNNNNNNNNNNNNNNNNNNNNNNNNNNNNNNNNNNNNNNNNNNNNNNNNNNNNNNNNNNNNNNNNNNNNNNNNNNNNNNNNNNNNNNNNNNNNNNNNNNNNNNNNNNNNNNNNNNNNTCAAACCCTCCTTACATAATAAGTCTCAAATGTGATTCCAaacttcaaaaaagaaaaaaaagattaacgtCTATCACACACATACAGATGCCTTGTTATCTTCTCCTTAGAAATCTTATAAACTTATATTAACTGACCAGACCATCCTGATGAATCCAAAATAAAGTCTCATAAGACAAACATATCATTGTCATTATCTGGCTGAATCATTGCCGTAACaagaaattttgtaaaattcataatttttaattacgTAAATCATAATTTGCTAACTTGTGTtatcaacaaagaagaaaaacatatctTAAAAATTTGGAAGacaatttaaactttttaaattaatatgttacGAAAAATATTCcgctttacaaaacaaaagatccaTGCGCCCAACAATATTTAAATCACATAATTAAATCGTTAAATAACCAATCTTAGTACTCTCATTTGACAAAATCTCCCATAACTACTTTTTTATGGTTTCTTTAGCGGAATTCTCAACTTCTCAACCTAGTGTATAAGATTTCATTATCATCTCatacaaaaatgttattatttagtTATGAAGGAGATTGTCTAACCCCCCTGCAATTTAGAGTTTTAGACTATATTAGTCACAAGTTAAAATCTTTGGTATATTCAAAACTATAGTGAAATATTTGACAGTTCTTTTTGGTCGGTGGGGTACTTGACATTTGGAAGATAAGAACAGAcaaattttgtaacaaaatgaAAATCCCAGGATTTGCTCTCAACCTTTGTCCTAATAAATCCTAAATGTTGTTTTACTTTAAATACCAAAATTACAGACAAGCTTTTGTCCTAAACTCCCTCCCTATCAACAAACCCTATAACCCTTTGAACCGAAGGCCAGCGAAGTAAAAACACATTCTATTCATAGTCATTCACAACCAAATCACCTAATTTTTCTTgctaaagaagaaacaaaaaccagggaagaaaaaaaaaattaagagaagaaaattacacaaaaaaattaaaaacctttctattttctcttcctcctttgagCATTTACCTCTTCCTTTGAGCTTTTACCTCCTCCTCCCCCACCCTTTTATGCAACAATGGGAAATTGTTGCTCTCACGGACAGGACTCGGCCGATAACGGAGATGGACATGCACTGGAAAACGGAGCTACCACTTCAAATGCTGCCAATAAGACTGGTCCAACCGCGGAAGCTTCTGTACCACAATCTAAACATGCGCCTCCCTCTCCTCCTCCTGCAACAAAACAAGGCCCTATAGGCCCTGTCTTAGGTCGACCCATGGAAGATGTAAAATCTTCATATTCTCTAGGGAAAGAGCTTGGGCGAGGCCAATTTGGTGTCACCCACCTCTGCACACAGAAGGCAACAGGTCAGCAATTTGCTTGCAAGACGATTGCAAAAAGGAAGCTTGTGAACAAGGAAGACATTGAGGATGTAAGAAGAGAAGTGCAGATCATGCATCACCTGACTGGTCAACCTAATATTGTGGAGCTTAAAGGAGCTTATGAGGATAAGCATTCTGTGCATTTGGTTATGGAGCTTTGCGCAGGTGGAGAGTTGTTCGATAGGATTATTGCTAAAGGACATTACTCGGAGAAAGCAGCTGCTTCGTTGCTAAGAACCATTGTTCAGATTGTGCATACTTGCCATTCCATGGGGGTTATTCACAGGGATTTAAAGCCAGAGAACTTTCTGTTACTCAACAAAGATGAAAATTCTCCTCTCAAAGCCACGGACTTTGGGCTGTCGGTTTTCTACAAGCCAGGTTTTGAATCAGCATCATTGTAAAGTCCTGCATAACAAATAAAACGGGTCAAGGTTATACTCATAGATTTTTTGTTTCCGCTGTGTTGTTACAGGAGAGGTGTTCAAGGATATTGTGGGGAGTGCTTATTACATTGCACCTGAGGTTTTGAAAAGGAAGTATGGACCAGAAGCCGATATTTGGAGTATAGGTGTCATGTTGTATATCCTCTTGTGTGGTGTTCCACCATTCTGGGCTGGTAAAGATATATTCtacttcttatttttatctacccaaaaaatatattaaacatatatgGAGATGTTTTTATATTCATGTGTTGTGTATTTACCTGATCATAGAGTCGGAGAATGGGATATTCAACGCCATCCTAAGGGGACATGTTGATTTCTCAAGCGATCCATGGCCATCTATCTCGCCTCAGGCGAAGGATCTTGTTAAGAAGATGCTCAACTCTGATCCCAAGCAAAGACTAACAGCTGCCCAAGTTCTAAGTAAACATCTATTAACATACCAAAAATGTCAAAAGCATAACAATCTCTCTGtgcaatttaaaatattgtctcTAATGTTTTTACCCTTTGTAAAGACCATCCATGGATCAAGGAGGATGGAGAGGCACCAGATGTTCCTCTTGACAATGCGGTGATGTCCAGGCTCAAGCAGTTCAAAGCAATGAACAATTTCAAGAAAGTTGCATTACGGGTAACAATCATATTCCTTACccaatagaaaataatatagctTTCAGTATATTATTCTAACCTGAAACCTTCCAACAGGTGATAGCAGGGTGCTTATCAGAGGAAGAGATCATGGGGTTAAAGGAGATGTTTAAAGGTATGGACACTGATAGCAGTGGAACAATAACACTCGAGGAGCTAAGACAGGGACTAGCTAAACAAGGTACAAGGTTGTCAGAATACGAAGTCCAGCAGCTAATGGAAGCTGTAAGTCCTTTGGATACTAGCAAGAGTTTAGCTTAAGTCAAATGCTGAGCAACAGTAAAGGAGACTCACTaccgattttttgttttttttgctctgCGTTACATGGAATTCTACAGGCTGATGCTGATGGTAATGGAACAATAGACTATGGTGAGTTCATCGCAGCCACAATGCACATTAACAGACTTGACAAAGAAGAACATCTTTACTCAGCCTTCCAACACTTTGACAAAGACAACAGTGGGTAAGTACTCAACAATTTGTTATTCATAAAAGAATTTATGCACCAAAAGCAATATGAAACTTGTTAGGCAACAAAAATTTCACCTTAAAATAATGCTTGCTGTTCCTCAGATATATCACAATGGAAGAGCTAGAGCAAGCCCTACGGGAGTTTGGCATGAATGATGGCAGAGACATTAAGGAGATAATTTCCGAGGTTGATGGAGACAATGTAAGTAACTACAGTTCCTTCAAAAATGTAACAAGCAACTCGCAGTCTCATTAGTAGtaaccaaaatttataatgaaattaacAATTGCAGGATGGTCGGATAAACTATGATGAATTTGTGGCAATGATGAGAAAAGGAAACCCGGATCCTATCCCAAAGAAGCGGCGTGAGATGTcatttaaataaacaattattgaagtagaggaagagaggaggagATAGAAGGAGAGCAGCACATTGGGTCGAGAAACTCATCTTCCTTTTCACAAATGAGAGAGATAAGGCAAAGCAAATATCAAAGAGAAAAGTTATTCTAAAGTTATGCTCGGACCGCTAATGATTGAACTGGAAGATATCTTTTAGGGAGGAGAGGGCTCAAGAAGGAAGACAAAATCATAAACTGGAGGGTTTGGGGGAGGTGTTTGATGTATGtacattttattttctagttGTCTACTAGTGCTTAAAGTGCCATGGGGTTTCtcaatgtacttaaaaaattctTTTATCAATTCTCTTGTATGTGTTTAGTGAAATTTGTTCTTACTTCCTAGCAAAACAGTGAGCACCAATTTGGAAAAATAATCATAGAGCTAAACACATATATCAACAACGGCTAAGGCAGAGTGAACCTAAAACCAAATCGATCAAGGCCTTCATCAGAACCTACGATTAGTTCTCCCTAAATATCCTTCAAACAAGGTTATCAACTGCATCAAAGTAATAAAATTTCGTAAGAGCAATAGCTAAATTTGGAGtaaaaaagatgtattttttCACTGATTGGTCGATGTAAAGGACAAAAGAGCAAACACACATAACCAAAACCATACAGATAAAAAGAGTTTCACATCTTCCCccaaattaaaaaccctaaattgcaGCAATAACAGGAAAACCAAAGGAATCGAAGAAGACAAATTACGTATCTTTAGTAGAGACTCCATACTTCTCCTGCAGCTTGGTGATCTCCTCTTCAGTCTTCTTCTGGTCAAACTTCTTGCTCATCTTCGCGTGTTGGTAATACAGCACGATTAGGTATCGATTCGCGACGTTGAAGCCGGAGAGATGGTCGACGGCGTTCTTGGCGTCGTAGATATCCTCGTAAACGACGAACGCCGTACCTTTGGTCGCCTTGTCGCAACCGATTCGAATCTGGCGGATGGCGCCGTACTTGCCGAAGATATCGTACATCTCCTCGCTCGTTATGTTGAAGGGAAGGTTACGAACATAGAGCACTCGGTTCACCTCCGGTGGGAGTCTTGTGTTTGCCTTCCGTAGACTGATTGTCGTcatacccttcttcttcttcttcttcttcttcctttagccGCGGGTgagatttgttgtttccgtcGCCGAGAGAAAAATATCTTTTGTATcggaaaaatattgaaattataaaGCCTCCTCGCGAAAGAGTAATTCTCTCATGAAtaaaagggtaaaaacgtcTTTACACATGCTGGCTTGGGgattcttttgttgttattgaCGGTACTTATATGTAAACCAATTCCACCAGAAGTAACCGCCTTAGTTGATCGCTACATTGATTCAATTGGGCCTGTTTAACCTGAAGCCCATTACAACAAAAAACACTCTTAAGCCCACAGATTCCTTCTTtgactttcttctcttcttcttcctttttcttagaTTGCCTTTTTACTTAGAAAGTAAAGTTCCTAATCTCTGTAgaattccccccccccccccNNNNNNNNNNNNNNNNNNNNNNNNNNNNNNNNNNNNNNNNNNNNNNNNNNNNNNNNNNNNNNNNNNNNNNNNNNNNNNNNNNNNNNNNNNNNNNNNNNNNNNNNNNNNNNNNNNNNNNNNNNNNNNNNNNNNNNNNNNNNNNNNNNNNNNNNNNNNNNNNNNNNNNNNNNNNNNNNNNNNNNNNNNNNNNNNNNNNNNNNNNNNNNNNNNNNNNNNNNNNNNNNNNNNNNNNNNNNNNNNNNNNNNNNNNNNNNNNNNNNNNNNNNNNNNNNNNNNNNNNNNNNNNNNNNNNNNNNNNNNNNNNNNNNNNNNNNNNNNNNNNNNNNNNNNNNNNNNNNNNNNNNNNNNNNNNNNNNNNNCCCCCCCGTTGTATAAAAATGTCCAATATTGATGAACCAACTCAATCATAATATTCTTCTCTTGTCATTCCGTCATCGtaaatttgatagttttgtgttgttggtAAACCAACGAAAATttcaagttttaattttaattttctgtcgttgtagaagaaaaataaaatgtcgTCCAGTTGGAGGCAGAATGATGCAACAAGCTTGCAGCCACCTCCGGAAATCAGAAACATTGTGGACAGAACAACACGTTTGATTGCCAAAAAGGGTTTGGAGTATGAGAAGAGGATCATGTCCACTTATGTGAATCATACAAAGTTCAGTTTTTTGAAGAAATCAGACCCTTTTTACTCCTTTTACCAGCCCACCCTTTCTAAATATCTGACCCCTGAAAGACATACTATGGCGTATCGTTCTCCTTACCACGTCCACCATGATTTAACATGTCCTCCAGGGATCTCACTCAAGGATCTTAGTGTTATTAAGCTCACCTCTCAGTTTGTGGCCCGGTATGGGATGGAGTTTGAGTCTCTCTTGAGGGAGAGAATGGATAAGAACCCTCTGTTTGACTTCTTGAAGCCGGAGCCAACTGATGATGATACAAGGTTACGT contains:
- the LOC104735232 gene encoding calcium-dependent protein kinase 17 isoform X1 — translated: MGNCCSHGQDSADNGDGHALENGATTSNAANKTGPTAEASVPQSKHAPPSPPPATKQGPIGPVLGRPMEDVKSSYSLGKELGRGQFGVTHLCTQKATGQQFACKTIAKRKLVNKEDIEDVRREVQIMHHLTGQPNIVELKGAYEDKHSVHLVMELCAGGELFDRIIAKGHYSEKAAASLLRTIVQIVHTCHSMGVIHRDLKPENFLLLNKDENSPLKATDFGLSVFYKPGEVFKDIVGSAYYIAPEVLKRKYGPEADIWSIGVMLYILLCGVPPFWAESENGIFNAILRGHVDFSSDPWPSISPQAKDLVKKMLNSDPKQRLTAAQVLNHPWIKEDGEAPDVPLDNAVMSRLKQFKAMNNFKKVALRVIAGCLSEEEIMGLKEMFKGMDTDSSGTITLEELRQGLAKQGTRLSEYEVQQLMEAADADGNGTIDYGEFIAATMHINRLDKEEHLYSAFQHFDKDNSGYITMEELEQALREFGMNDGRDIKEIISEVDGDNDGRINYDEFVAMMRKGNPDPIPKKRREMSFK
- the LOC104735231 gene encoding splicing factor 3B subunit 6-like protein, encoding MTTISLRKANTRLPPEVNRVLYVRNLPFNITSEEMYDIFGKYGAIRQIRIGCDKATKGTAFVVYEDIYDAKNAVDHLSGFNVANRYLIVLYYQHAKMSKKFDQKKTEEEITKLQEKYGVSTKDT
- the LOC104735232 gene encoding calcium-dependent protein kinase 17 isoform X2; the protein is MGNCCSHGQDSADNGDGHALENGATTSNAANKTGPTAEASVPQSKHAPPSPPPATKQGPIGPVLGRPMEDVKSSYSLGKELGRGQFGVTHLCTQKATGQQFACKTIAKRKLVNKEDIEDVRREVQIMHHLTGQPNIVELKGAYEDKHSVHLVMELCAGGELFDRIIAKGHYSEKAAASLLRTIVQIVHTCHSMGVIHRDLKPENFLLLNKDENSPLKATDFGLSVFYKPGEVFKDIVGSAYYIAPEVLKRKYGPEADIWSIGVMLYILLCGVPPFWAESENGIFNAILRGHVDFSSDPWPSISPQAKDLVKKMLNSDPKQRLTAAQVLNHPWIKEDGEAPDVPLDNAVMSRLKQFKAMNNFKKVALRVIAGCLSEEEIMGLKEMFKGMDTDSSGTITLEELRQGLAKQGTRLSEYEVQQLMEAVSPLDTSKRDSLPIFCFFCSALHGILQADADGNGTIDYGEFIAATMHINRLDKEEHLYSAFQHFDKDNSGYITMEELEQALREFGMNDGRDIKEIISEVDGDNDGRINYDEFVAMMRKGNPDPIPKKRREMSFK